The stretch of DNA CGAAATACGCTTCACGAGAGACGAGATACGGTCGTCTACGGATCCCCTTCACAAGATACGTGCCTGCGCGGCCACGCCTCGTATGGATTTCCCTCTTGCGCATCCAGTACACTGCACTTTTGACCTGCCAATGGAGGTGGAGTGAGGGTTCGTCCGCGCGTTGTGGTGCTATCGCTGCTCGGCCTCGTGGTCGTGGGTGCGCTCCTTCTCCTCTATTCACGCGAGCTGTTCGGCGTCGACGTCATCAAGAATTTCTTCCTTCAGCAACTCGAAACCAGTCTGCGGCGCAAGATCGAGGTGGATCGGATTAAGCTGGTCGTGCTGCCCAGCCTCCGGCTCGAGCTCTCCGACGTCGCTGTTTATGGTCACGACGACCCGACACACATCGTCTTCCAGGCCAAAGAAATCGATATTGTCCTGCGCCTCCTGCCGCTACTGAAAAAACAGGTTGTGGCCAAGCGGATCTTTCTCAACGAACCAACCGTGACACTGGTCCGCAATCGGTCGGGGCATTGGAATGTGCTCGCTGGGCTCCCGTCCGCGGCGAAAGACGAGTCGGCCTATCAGATGTTCAGCCGTCTCCTGCAAGTTCGCGAAGCCACGATTCAGCACGGGCACATTACGATCACGGACGAAGCCCGTCCGGACGGCGTCCGCTCCACCCAGCTCGAATCGGTCGAGATGGCCCTGAAGGTCTATCCGAGCAAGGCCCAGGGCGACCTCCACATCTCGGCGTCGTTGCCGGCAGAAGCGGTCCCTTCGTCGTTTTCCCTAACCGGCACCATCAGCTTGAGCGAGTCCTCTTCATCGCTGTCGGCCGAAGCGCCCTATTCCGTCCATCCGGTGTTTCAATTCGACGGTGAGATCGAAACCAGCAACCTGCGCCTGCGTGAAGCTGCCGATTTCTTCGGGCCGCGCCCCGTGCCGATTCAACTGCAAGGCGGCGCCAATCTGCACAGCCGTATCCGCGTGGCGCCCGGCGTGGCGGGGTATGATGTGGTGCTCACGGAGATCGCCGCGAATGTCGATGAGCTGACGGTCAGCGGCAAGGCCAACCTGGCGGGACTCTTGACCTCGCAACCCACCTTCTCCATCACGTTCGCCGCACCCACAATCGATCTCAAGCAACTCTTCGCCCGCATGCCGGCACAATGGATTCACCCCCAATTGCCGGGCATCGTCGAACAGCGCCAGTTGGGCGGAACGGTAGAAATTCTCTCGGCCACCTTGACGGGCGCCACGGCGCCCAGCCCGCAATTGTCGCTCACAGGTGACTTCCGAATTGAGAAGGGCACGGCGCTGATCGGGAGCGACCGGGTGTCGACGCAGAATCTGGCCGCCAGCATTTCAGTCGAGCCGGGACGTATCCGGGTCGGTAAAATCACAGGTACCTACGGCACCCTCCAAATGACCGACGGCAAAGCCGTGGTGTCGTTCCTGGATGAAGGGCCCTGGATGGAATTGGACATCAGCGGCGATATGACGGCGTCGGATTTGGTCAAATTCCTAACCAAAACGATCCACGCGGACCGGCTCACCTCACTGCTCGCGCAATCGCGTGAAATTGAAGGGCAGACACATCCGACCTTTCGCCTCGTCGGACCGCTGGACAAACCAGAAGGCATCACCTTTGCCGGTGGGGAAGTGCTGGCCGAGCAGGTCAGCCTCATGAATCCTTCTTTGCCGCAACGGCTCACGGCCATGCAGGGTCGCATCGTCTTCTCTCAAACAGGCGGCGCACAATTCGATCAGGTCACCGCCAACGTCGGCGAGACGCAGTTGCAATTCAACGGCATGATCAGCGGCGGCACGCCGAGCGTCTTTCAGGATTTTGTCATCCGAGCGAAGGGCAGCGCCTCCCAGCTTCGCCAGATGGTCTCCGCCGGAACCTTTCCGGATGATTTGCTCTATGGAATGGTGAACGCGAAGGTGCAGTTATCCGGTCCGTCCGGCACGCCCCATTTGCGTGGAGAAATCGGGCTGAACGAAGCCAAGCTCGTGTTGCCGATGGTCGGAGAAAAACCGCTGGGTTCCCCGGCCTCCTTGGAACTCGACGCCGATGTCACGCGGGGAGTCGGCCTGGTTATCTCACGCCTGGAAATCGTCGTCCCGCCATTACGTCTCCCGTTAAAGGGGCGTGTCACCCTCGGCGATCAGTTTTCGATCGACGCATCACTGGCATCCGGTACGGTCTCGTTGTCGAGCCTGCCCGAGTGGATTTACCGCAGTGGACTTGAAGCGGGCAATCTCGAAGTATCGATGGATGTGAAGGGCACGGACGCCGAGTGGAGAAACTGGCGCACGGGCGGGTGGCTGGCGCTCACCAACGGACTGATGACAGTGAAGGGCGTCGAGGGCCCGGTCGAGGACATCTATCTGCGCCTGAAGTTTTCCAAAAACATCGCCGACATCAAACAACTCTCGTTCCGCATCAAGGACAGCGACGTCAGTCTGTCGGGGGTGCTGAAGAACTGGACGACCAAGCCGGTCATCGCGGTCAAGATCGAATCGTCGCAAATGGATCTCGACCTGCTGATTCCCAAAGGACACCGGTCGCCGATCCGTGAATTTCTTGAGACCCTGGCCTCGACGAGTCAGGTCAGTGCGACCGCCACGATCGAAAAGGGCCTGTACAAACATCTGCGGTTCGGTGGGTTGTCCGGGCGACTGACCATTCAAGACGGCATGCTCGATCTTGACCGGGTCGTGGCCCAGTCCGGAACCGGCCATGCGGCAGGACGAATGGTCGTCCGTCTGCCCAAGGAACAGCCGGCTGAAACCGAAACCTCGATCAGGATGACCGGCATCCCGGCCGAAGCCCTGTTGCCGCTGCTCGGGGCGCAGGATCATCCGGTGACCGGAGACATGAAGCTGACCGGAGTGATCCGCGGGCATGGACGGAACCCCCACGGCATCCTGCCGACCCTCAACGGCAAAGTCGAACTGGTGATGCAGGAC from Nitrospira sp. encodes:
- a CDS encoding AsmA-like C-terminal domain-containing protein codes for the protein MRVRPRVVVLSLLGLVVVGALLLLYSRELFGVDVIKNFFLQQLETSLRRKIEVDRIKLVVLPSLRLELSDVAVYGHDDPTHIVFQAKEIDIVLRLLPLLKKQVVAKRIFLNEPTVTLVRNRSGHWNVLAGLPSAAKDESAYQMFSRLLQVREATIQHGHITITDEARPDGVRSTQLESVEMALKVYPSKAQGDLHISASLPAEAVPSSFSLTGTISLSESSSSLSAEAPYSVHPVFQFDGEIETSNLRLREAADFFGPRPVPIQLQGGANLHSRIRVAPGVAGYDVVLTEIAANVDELTVSGKANLAGLLTSQPTFSITFAAPTIDLKQLFARMPAQWIHPQLPGIVEQRQLGGTVEILSATLTGATAPSPQLSLTGDFRIEKGTALIGSDRVSTQNLAASISVEPGRIRVGKITGTYGTLQMTDGKAVVSFLDEGPWMELDISGDMTASDLVKFLTKTIHADRLTSLLAQSREIEGQTHPTFRLVGPLDKPEGITFAGGEVLAEQVSLMNPSLPQRLTAMQGRIVFSQTGGAQFDQVTANVGETQLQFNGMISGGTPSVFQDFVIRAKGSASQLRQMVSAGTFPDDLLYGMVNAKVQLSGPSGTPHLRGEIGLNEAKLVLPMVGEKPLGSPASLELDADVTRGVGLVISRLEIVVPPLRLPLKGRVTLGDQFSIDASLASGTVSLSSLPEWIYRSGLEAGNLEVSMDVKGTDAEWRNWRTGGWLALTNGLMTVKGVEGPVEDIYLRLKFSKNIADIKQLSFRIKDSDVSLSGVLKNWTTKPVIAVKIESSQMDLDLLIPKGHRSPIREFLETLASTSQVSATATIEKGLYKHLRFGGLSGRLTIQDGMLDLDRVVAQSGTGHAAGRMVVRLPKEQPAETETSIRMTGIPAEALLPLLGAQDHPVTGDMKLTGVIRGHGRNPHGILPTLNGKVELVMQDGRILKTEKRAIWKILSILNLPAVLQGKVDLEKEGLQYNRASATITIQNGSVKTQNIVLDSPVLKISAVGSYDMPTDQLDMIWAVSPFGSYSQFLKSIPLFGRLMAGDRKGLATALFQVKGSIDDPDVTYMPMKSFTTGLTGVAQLAFDLLKNTVMLPIDILSPQEEKDPVFDPALEIQTPSAAAPPSEPAPTAPAPAAP